The following is a genomic window from Methanoplanus sp. FWC-SCC4.
CTTCTGAGCGATCATAACCGGAAATTTGTTCTGCGGCACGATTCCAGAGTTTTACATTTCCTTCATTGTCAAGAATATTTATCCATATGGCAGCCGTATCAAGCATATGATCCTTGAAACGAAGAAGAAGTGAGAGTTTCTCCTTTTTTTTCTTTAGTTCATTTTGAATATTTTTTAAATCTGTGATGTCGACTATGACACCAATTATCCCTCTGATATTCCCGTCTTTGTCTTCAAAGGTAGCTTTGTTGAATATTACATCATGAACAGATGAATCCGGCCAGATAACTTTTCCTTCATATTTTTGAATACCCGGATTATTGAAAAGTTCGTTGTCTTTTTTGTAATATACTTCTGCTATTTTTTCCGGAGCAATTTCAAAAACAGATTTGCCAATGATATTTTCCGGTTTTTTTCCTAAATAGTTAAAAAATGCGGTATTTCCACCTATATATATCCCATTACGATTTTTAATAAATATTGGATTTGGGATATTATCGATTATTGTTTGTGAAAACTGGTTTATTATATCAGAAATTACGATTTGATTATTGCTTTTATCAGAGGATGTTTCTGATTCATTAACCTCTTTCATTAGGAAATGAAATGATTTTTCTGTATATAACCGTATTGTTTACCGATATTTATATGAAAAATTAGTGGATTAAAAAAATATAACTATCCATAAAAACAATGATAATTTAATAATAAAAATGACAGATTCTGAAATCTATGCTATCAGCATTTTAAGCGAAAACACCCAGGGAGTTTTAAGGGATGTTTCCAAGGTTATGGCATCACATGGTGCGAACATAGTTCTTGCACAGGCTTCTGTTTTGCCTTTATGTGGAGATGAGGGCAGGTCTTTTATTTATTTTGAGTTTGAGAATGTTGATGATTTAAAAGCAATTTCTGATGATCTGGAAAAACTTAAAACCATCTACAATGTTACAACTTACCAGCCTCTTTCCAAGATATTTGGAAAAAGAGTGATAATAATGGGCGGAGGAGCACAGGTTGCACAGGTTGCACTTGGTGCGGTAAATGAAGCAGATCGTCATAACATCCGTGGTGAGAGGATATCGGTGGATACAATACCGCTTGTCGGAGAGAAGGATCTTGCTACAACAATTGAGGCTGTATGCAGACTCCCGAGAGTCTCGGTGCTTGTTTTAGCAGGTTCGCTTATGGGAGGCAGTATTACAGATTCCATTGAAATTGTAAAAGCCGCAGGGATACCTGTAATTTCTTTAAAGATGGCGGGAAGTGTTCCGTCTCATGTTGATCTTGTAGTGACCGATCCTATACAGGCAGGAGTATTTGCTGTAATGCAGGCAAGCAATCTTGCTGTTTTTGATATAAACCGTGTAAGGGGGCGTGAGTTTTGAGATATAAAATTGATAAAGCTGTATCAGTTCTCCACCGTGACGGACTGATTGTATATCCGACTGAAACCGTTTATGGTCTTGGTTGCGATGCGTTTTCGGAAAATGCAATAAAGCGTGTTTATGATGTCAAAAAGCGACAGATTTCAAAGCCGATTTCAATTGCCGTATCGGATATTGATAT
Proteins encoded in this region:
- a CDS encoding DUF5612 domain-containing protein; translated protein: MTDSEIYAISILSENTQGVLRDVSKVMASHGANIVLAQASVLPLCGDEGRSFIYFEFENVDDLKAISDDLEKLKTIYNVTTYQPLSKIFGKRVIIMGGGAQVAQVALGAVNEADRHNIRGERISVDTIPLVGEKDLATTIEAVCRLPRVSVLVLAGSLMGGSITDSIEIVKAAGIPVISLKMAGSVPSHVDLVVTDPIQAGVFAVMQASNLAVFDINRVRGREF